The following are encoded in a window of Verrucomicrobiia bacterium genomic DNA:
- the bamA gene encoding outer membrane protein assembly factor BamA, which translates to MKLLIRHGGLWLLLFFCWLPAASAQTGYEKIAAIVVTNVGPQVASDELIRANIHVKTNDIYIAASVDHDVLNLYATGFFSNIRVTDQRNDQGVVLTYILQGKFRLTGITFQGNTKFTTAKLMKKLTSKIGDPLDERKLFNDCLEIQKAYEKSGYQRTTVKYVLGNFDYEAGRANVTFQIQETPKIKITEVDFNGAHAFSLKKLRHVIKTRKHWMFSWLTRSGIYKEDQFEDDKEKLIEFYHNAGYIDFEIKEVRFINPTPKTMRIEFVIFEGHPYKVGSVTIKGNKLFTTDQIIQGLKREHVESRSKEKIGVHGLEADVGLTFTPDHLEHDTKAIEDFYGAKGYINVRDQTPNLNVTRIPNTDTGTMDLEYNIEEGDKVFIEKILIKGNVKTKDKVIRRELAVSPGDVFDMVRIRRSKERLEGLSFFEKVDTKPAGTDVPNHDDLIVGVDEKSTGNFTFGAGFNTVESIFAYAEVSQANFDLFHPPYFTGGGQKFRLRVQLGTELQDYLVSFVEPWFLNRKLALGVDLYRSVQNFVSLDSLYDVARTGAKVSLTRALGSDFLIGSVSYNVEDIGIFNVNTNAPTSILQNAGDTIVSRFGASLTYDTRNSYELANKGQETQLAGTMSVGDRNYYRLELKSSWFFRGIAKDHTLEISGKAGVTQSVSGGDVPFYDRFYLGGQDSLRGFDYHGVSPREVSQDGQLFEPIGGDTYWFASAEYTIPIISRLSFALFYDIGNVSTRAYSNGGQEVQGRSFIAPGQVLPPFSPPFSFGAFPAGNTGAYSDDFGFGIRLSIPTLGPLRLDYGIPLHHDTFNGNGGKFQFGAGFSRPL; encoded by the coding sequence ATGAAATTGTTGATCCGCCACGGCGGCCTCTGGCTGCTATTGTTCTTCTGCTGGCTCCCGGCGGCATCGGCCCAAACTGGTTACGAGAAAATCGCCGCCATCGTCGTGACGAACGTCGGCCCGCAGGTCGCCAGTGACGAACTCATCCGCGCCAACATCCACGTCAAGACGAACGACATTTATATCGCGGCGAGCGTGGACCACGATGTCCTGAATCTTTACGCCACCGGTTTCTTTTCCAACATCCGCGTGACCGATCAGCGCAACGATCAGGGCGTGGTGCTGACTTACATCCTGCAGGGCAAGTTCCGGCTCACGGGCATCACCTTCCAGGGGAACACAAAATTCACGACTGCGAAGTTGATGAAAAAATTGACGTCCAAAATCGGCGACCCGTTGGACGAGCGAAAACTTTTTAACGACTGTTTGGAGATCCAGAAGGCTTACGAAAAATCCGGTTACCAGCGGACGACGGTAAAATATGTGCTCGGCAATTTTGATTATGAAGCCGGCCGCGCGAACGTCACTTTCCAGATCCAGGAAACGCCGAAGATCAAAATCACGGAAGTGGATTTCAACGGCGCGCATGCCTTCTCGCTGAAAAAATTGCGGCACGTCATCAAGACTCGCAAGCACTGGATGTTCTCGTGGCTCACACGCAGCGGCATCTACAAGGAAGACCAGTTCGAGGATGATAAGGAGAAGCTGATCGAATTTTATCACAACGCCGGCTACATTGATTTCGAGATCAAGGAAGTTCGCTTCATCAATCCCACCCCGAAGACGATGCGGATCGAGTTCGTCATTTTTGAAGGCCATCCTTACAAAGTCGGTTCGGTGACCATCAAGGGAAACAAACTTTTTACGACCGACCAAATCATCCAGGGCCTCAAGCGCGAACATGTCGAAAGCCGCTCGAAGGAAAAAATCGGTGTCCACGGTCTTGAAGCGGACGTGGGCCTGACGTTCACGCCGGACCATCTCGAACATGATACGAAGGCCATCGAGGATTTTTACGGCGCGAAGGGATATATAAATGTCCGTGATCAAACTCCCAACCTGAACGTGACCCGCATCCCGAACACGGATACTGGCACGATGGATTTGGAATATAACATCGAAGAAGGCGATAAGGTTTTCATCGAAAAAATCCTGATCAAAGGCAACGTCAAGACAAAGGACAAAGTCATCCGCCGCGAATTGGCTGTTTCTCCCGGCGATGTTTTTGACATGGTGCGCATCCGCCGCAGCAAGGAACGTCTTGAAGGTCTCTCGTTCTTCGAGAAGGTGGATACCAAGCCTGCTGGAACCGATGTGCCGAACCACGACGACCTGATCGTGGGCGTGGATGAAAAATCCACCGGTAATTTCACCTTCGGCGCAGGCTTCAATACGGTCGAGAGTATTTTTGCTTACGCTGAAGTCAGCCAGGCGAATTTCGATTTGTTCCATCCGCCTTACTTCACCGGTGGCGGCCAGAAATTCCGTTTGCGCGTCCAACTCGGCACGGAGTTGCAGGATTATTTGGTCTCGTTCGTTGAGCCGTGGTTCCTGAACCGCAAGCTCGCCCTGGGTGTTGACCTTTATCGCTCGGTGCAAAACTTCGTGAGCCTCGATAGTCTTTATGATGTGGCCCGCACCGGCGCGAAGGTGAGTCTGACGCGCGCGCTCGGCAGCGATTTCCTGATCGGCAGCGTTAGTTATAATGTGGAAGACATTGGCATCTTCAATGTCAACACCAACGCTCCCACTTCCATTCTTCAAAACGCGGGCGATACGATCGTTTCCCGTTTCGGCGCGTCCCTTACCTATGACACGCGGAATTCCTACGAACTCGCCAACAAAGGCCAGGAGACGCAATTAGCCGGGACGATGTCCGTGGGCGACCGCAATTATTACCGGCTCGAATTGAAATCGTCGTGGTTCTTCCGCGGCATCGCCAAAGATCACACGCTGGAAATTTCCGGCAAAGCGGGCGTGACGCAATCGGTGAGCGGTGGCGATGTTCCTTTCTACGATCGCTTCTACCTCGGCGGTCAGGATTCCTTGCGCGGCTTTGACTACCACGGCGTCAGCCCGCGCGAAGTTTCGCAGGACGGTCAGTTGTTTGAACCCATCGGCGGCGATACTTATTGGTTCGCCTCCGCGGAATATACCATTCCGATCATCAGCCGCCTGAGCTTTGCATTGTTCTACGACATCGGCAATGTCTCCACTCGCGCCTACAGCAACGGTGGCCAGGAAGTGCAGGGTCGAAGCTTCATCGCCCCCGGCCAGGTTCTGCCGCCGTTCTCTCCGCCGTTCTCGTTTGGTGCGTTCCCGGCGGGCAACACCGGGGCTTACAGTGACGATTTTGGTTTCGGCATCCGCCTGAGCATTCCGACGCTGGGGCCGTTGCGATTGGATTACGGCATCCCGCTTCATCACGACACGTTCAACGGCAACGGCGGAAAATTCCAATTTGGGGCTGGTTTCAGCCGTCCGCTTTGA
- a CDS encoding alpha/beta hydrolase-fold protein — MRPKSKPCRKPKLASLRFAFAQFFSLVLFAMLALPSRAETNLRFEVGIKKGLATAPQNGRLLVVLSRNESDELWPTLDDPGTNTPFVLARDVTNFIAGATGVLDGKSIAFPIANLSQLPAGDYFVQALLSVNEDLRSPDAPGNFYSAARKTRLDPALGGKEVLELSRQIPAEKLPRDAKLVKFIKIPSPLLSQFYGRPIYLRAGIILPRDFAREPHRKYPLWVRIGGWGARYTSVNKLMGDESEFRANWLADKTPRMILLQLDGAGPLGDPYQVNSANNGPYGDAITQELIPYVEKMFRGIGKPRARTLSGLSTGGWVSLALQIFYPDYFNGTWTFCPDPVDFRAFELVNIYEDDNAYVNQFGNERPSDRTVLGDVRLTMRREVRMENILGAGDSWTMSGKQWGTWNATFGPRGADDRPSVLWDPQTGIINHTVAEQWKKYDLRLVLEKNWATLGPKLQGKLHISVGDADNYFLNNAVHLLDQFLSQADPPFRGRIIYGPGKGHAWMDITTSQMMREMEAATGGPRGN; from the coding sequence ATGCGGCCAAAGTCGAAACCGTGCCGGAAGCCTAAGCTCGCGAGCCTTCGTTTTGCTTTCGCGCAATTTTTTTCGCTGGTGTTGTTTGCCATGTTGGCCCTGCCATCGCGGGCCGAAACCAATCTTCGCTTTGAAGTGGGAATAAAAAAGGGCCTGGCCACCGCTCCGCAGAATGGCCGGCTTTTAGTCGTCCTCAGTCGAAATGAAAGCGATGAACTGTGGCCGACCTTGGATGATCCCGGAACTAACACGCCTTTCGTGCTGGCGCGCGACGTGACCAATTTTATCGCCGGCGCAACCGGTGTTCTCGACGGCAAATCAATCGCGTTTCCAATAGCAAATCTTTCCCAGCTTCCTGCGGGTGATTATTTTGTCCAGGCATTGCTCAGCGTGAACGAAGATTTGCGCAGCCCGGATGCACCCGGAAATTTTTACAGCGCGGCTCGAAAAACCCGTCTCGATCCAGCGCTCGGCGGCAAAGAGGTTTTGGAATTGTCGCGGCAGATTCCCGCTGAAAAATTGCCGCGCGACGCCAAGTTGGTGAAATTCATAAAAATCCCTTCACCATTGCTGAGCCAATTTTACGGCCGTCCGATCTACCTGCGCGCCGGAATTATTTTGCCGCGTGATTTCGCCCGCGAGCCGCATCGCAAATATCCCCTTTGGGTTCGCATCGGCGGATGGGGCGCGCGTTACACGTCGGTGAACAAATTGATGGGCGATGAATCCGAGTTCAGGGCAAACTGGCTCGCGGACAAAACCCCCCGCATGATTCTTTTGCAGTTGGATGGCGCCGGGCCGCTGGGCGACCCGTATCAAGTCAACTCCGCGAACAACGGGCCTTACGGCGACGCCATCACGCAGGAATTGATTCCGTACGTGGAAAAAATGTTTCGCGGCATCGGCAAACCCCGCGCGCGAACACTCTCGGGATTGTCCACCGGCGGATGGGTGTCGCTCGCGCTGCAAATTTTTTATCCCGATTATTTCAACGGCACTTGGACGTTTTGCCCCGACCCAGTGGATTTTCGCGCGTTTGAATTGGTCAATATTTACGAGGACGATAATGCCTATGTGAACCAATTTGGAAACGAGCGGCCCAGTGACCGTACTGTGCTGGGTGACGTGCGCCTGACCATGCGGCGTGAAGTGCGAATGGAGAATATTCTTGGCGCGGGAGACAGTTGGACGATGTCCGGCAAACAATGGGGCACGTGGAATGCCACTTTCGGCCCGCGCGGTGCGGACGACCGACCATCCGTTTTATGGGATCCGCAGACCGGCATAATCAATCACACCGTGGCCGAACAATGGAAAAAATATGACCTGCGTTTGGTGCTCGAAAAAAATTGGGCGACGCTGGGCCCGAAACTCCAAGGCAAACTTCACATCTCCGTCGGCGACGCCGACAATTATTTTTTGAACAACGCCGTGCATCTTCTCGACCAATTTCTTTCGCAAGCCGATCCCCCGTTTCGTGGCCGGATTATTTACGGGCCGGGCAAAGGTCATGCGTGGATGGACATCACGACTTCACAAATGATGCGCGAAATGGAAGCGGCAACCGGCGGCCCGCGAGGCAACTAA
- a CDS encoding D-2-hydroxyacid dehydrogenase: MKMLKIFSDAPLTDSALKLLKTGVGTNELIFPSKPGNSVLAKSEADPTFAEAEVAFGQPDLLNIAGSSRLRWMHLTSAGYTRYDTPEFRSLAKTRGLIATNSSTVYAQPCAEHVLAFMLAQARRLPSALGSNCASGSPEWVDFRGTSTLLLRQKVVLLGFGAIAVKLAEMLRPFEMDLVALRRQARGDETVRIISEAELPQALADADHVVNILPANKDSAHFISAERLAAMKPGAILYNIGRGATVDQSALANSLHSGHLGAAWLDVTEPEPLPPGHPLLSAPNCFITPHIGGGQRAEAEALVSHFLANLYRYCNGAPLMDRIM, encoded by the coding sequence ATGAAAATGCTCAAAATTTTTTCCGATGCGCCATTAACCGATTCGGCCTTGAAACTGTTGAAAACAGGCGTCGGTACAAACGAACTTATTTTTCCTTCAAAGCCCGGGAATTCTGTCCTCGCGAAATCGGAGGCTGATCCCACGTTCGCCGAAGCCGAGGTTGCCTTCGGACAACCGGACCTGCTGAACATCGCGGGCTCTTCGCGGCTCCGGTGGATGCACCTGACCAGCGCCGGTTATACGCGTTATGACACCCCGGAATTTCGCTCCCTTGCGAAGACGCGCGGATTAATCGCCACAAACAGCTCCACGGTCTATGCGCAACCCTGCGCGGAACATGTCCTCGCCTTCATGCTAGCCCAGGCGCGAAGACTGCCCTCGGCGCTGGGCTCGAACTGCGCCAGTGGGTCGCCCGAGTGGGTGGATTTTCGCGGCACTTCGACTTTGTTGTTGCGGCAAAAAGTTGTGCTGCTTGGATTCGGCGCGATCGCGGTGAAGCTGGCGGAAATGTTGCGGCCATTTGAAATGGACTTGGTGGCATTACGCCGCCAGGCGCGCGGCGATGAAACAGTGCGCATTATTTCCGAGGCGGAATTACCGCAAGCACTGGCCGATGCCGATCACGTGGTAAATATTCTTCCCGCAAACAAAGACTCGGCGCATTTTATTTCCGCCGAACGGCTGGCGGCTATGAAGCCCGGCGCGATCCTTTACAACATCGGCCGTGGCGCGACGGTGGATCAATCCGCCCTGGCGAATTCCCTTCACTCCGGCCATCTTGGCGCCGCGTGGTTGGACGTGACGGAGCCCGAGCCATTGCCGCCCGGACATCCGCTTTTATCCGCGCCGAATTGTTTTATCACGCCCCACATTGGCGGCGGACAACGCGCCGAAGCCGAAGCGCTGGTGTCGCATTTCCTTGCAAACCTGTATCGTTATTGCAATGGCGCGCCACTAATGGACCGAATCATGTAA
- a CDS encoding class I SAM-dependent methyltransferase, producing MKILPRFWWMRFFLLPLVFSLAVPVRGGDGKENSATNVPPYETRAKHDPDGIGKFYQGREIAQVMGHEGASWLERSDREAEENPALLVAALHLKPGDAVADIGAGTGYYSRRLAQQVGPGGIVYAEDIQPEMLQLMTNKMAEAGIHNVKPVLGTITDPQLPPASVDLILMVDVYHEFDHPAEMTAAMLRALKPGGRLVFVEFRGEDPQVRIKPLHKMTEAQVRKEMSAFPVKWVQTLEVLPIQHIIIFQK from the coding sequence ATGAAAATCCTGCCTCGATTCTGGTGGATGCGATTTTTTCTATTGCCGCTCGTGTTCTCATTGGCCGTGCCGGTGCGCGGCGGCGATGGGAAGGAAAATTCCGCGACCAATGTGCCGCCTTATGAAACGCGCGCGAAGCATGACCCGGACGGCATCGGCAAATTTTATCAAGGCCGCGAGATTGCGCAGGTCATGGGGCATGAAGGCGCATCGTGGCTGGAACGTTCCGATCGCGAGGCTGAGGAAAATCCGGCATTGCTGGTGGCTGCCTTGCATTTGAAACCGGGCGATGCGGTTGCGGACATCGGCGCCGGGACCGGTTATTACAGCCGGCGACTTGCGCAACAAGTCGGGCCCGGCGGGATCGTGTACGCCGAAGACATTCAGCCGGAGATGTTGCAGCTGATGACGAATAAAATGGCGGAGGCGGGCATTCACAATGTAAAGCCAGTGCTCGGAACCATCACCGATCCCCAGCTTCCGCCCGCGTCAGTGGATTTGATTCTCATGGTGGATGTCTATCATGAGTTCGATCATCCGGCGGAAATGACGGCGGCGATGTTGCGCGCGCTCAAGCCGGGCGGACGGCTGGTGTTCGTGGAGTTCCGCGGCGAAGATCCGCAAGTCCGCATCAAGCCATTGCACAAAATGACCGAGGCGCAAGTGCGCAAGGAAATGTCGGCGTTCCCGGTCAAGTGGGTGCAAACTCTCGAAGTGCTGCCGATCCAGCACATCATTATTTTTCAAAAATAA
- a CDS encoding MFS transporter, with the protein MRKPSVLIIFLTVFIDLIGFGIVIPLLPIYAKNFAATGLEIGALMSTFSLMQFVFAPVLGRLSDRIGRRPVILTSTAGACISYAIFAWGSGLPSRNGLLVLFLSRAFAGLCGGNIGVAQAYIADITPPEQRSKKMGLIGMAFGLGFILGPFFGAKARQYFGPAGPGWVASSFCAINFILATVILPESRKPGSEHVAPRPHLDQWLHTMQKPKVGLLISVFFLATFCFTCFETTLSLLVLQKFGVDPETTDGIKVAAHLFMFAGIVGAVFQGGATGRLVKLLGEPKLVAVSLLCVAFSLGPMPFANTWTQIYLLLALLAIGSSMTRPPVFGMISNLTSSNEQGATIGVAQSMGSLARILGPIFAATLFVKNPILPYASCAVVALITALLAWAQLPKNYHPTHAAKVETVPEA; encoded by the coding sequence ATGAGAAAACCTTCCGTCCTCATCATTTTTCTGACCGTTTTCATTGACCTGATCGGTTTCGGAATCGTCATTCCGTTGCTGCCGATCTACGCCAAAAATTTCGCGGCCACCGGCCTCGAGATCGGCGCGCTCATGTCCACCTTCTCGCTGATGCAATTCGTCTTTGCGCCCGTGCTGGGCCGCCTCTCGGATCGCATCGGCCGCCGGCCCGTGATCCTCACCAGCACCGCGGGCGCTTGCATTTCCTACGCGATTTTTGCCTGGGGTTCGGGTTTGCCCAGCCGCAACGGTCTCCTGGTTTTATTTCTCTCGCGCGCTTTCGCCGGCTTGTGTGGCGGCAACATCGGTGTGGCGCAGGCCTACATCGCCGACATCACCCCGCCCGAGCAGCGCTCGAAAAAAATGGGCCTCATCGGCATGGCGTTCGGGCTCGGGTTTATTCTCGGCCCATTCTTTGGCGCGAAAGCGCGGCAATATTTTGGCCCGGCCGGCCCGGGTTGGGTCGCTTCCTCGTTTTGTGCGATCAATTTTATTCTCGCGACCGTCATCCTGCCGGAAAGCCGCAAGCCCGGCTCCGAACATGTCGCGCCGCGCCCGCATCTCGATCAATGGCTTCACACTATGCAAAAGCCGAAAGTGGGTTTGTTGATCAGCGTGTTTTTTCTCGCGACCTTTTGCTTCACCTGTTTCGAAACCACACTCAGCCTGCTCGTGCTGCAAAAATTCGGCGTGGACCCCGAGACCACCGATGGCATCAAAGTCGCGGCGCATCTGTTCATGTTCGCGGGAATTGTCGGCGCGGTGTTCCAGGGCGGCGCGACCGGGCGATTGGTCAAGCTGCTCGGCGAACCAAAACTGGTTGCCGTCAGTTTATTGTGCGTCGCATTCAGCCTCGGCCCGATGCCTTTCGCGAACACCTGGACCCAAATCTATTTGCTGCTCGCCTTGCTCGCCATTGGCTCAAGCATGACGCGCCCGCCCGTGTTCGGCATGATTTCCAACCTCACCAGTTCCAATGAACAAGGCGCGACGATCGGCGTGGCGCAAAGCATGGGCAGCCTCGCGCGCATCCTTGGCCCGATTTTTGCCGCGACCCTTTTCGTCAAAAACCCCATCCTGCCGTACGCGTCCTGCGCCGTCGTCGCCTTGATCACTGCGCTGCTCGCGTGGGCGCAACTGCCGAAAAATTATCATCCGACTCATGCGGCCAAAGTCGAAACCGTGCCGGAAGCCTAA
- a CDS encoding Lrp/AsnC family transcriptional regulator: MNLTTVPVEIGDPINARILAVSEDKLQGFQRDPFGEISRLSGVEVPIVIERIQAMVKAGIIRRVRQTLMATNLAPGALVAWQVPAEKLDAGFDYLFQNDPFSGHVVLRSADPATPGSNYKLWTTLKVPQGFSMQKHGEFLAQKIGAEHFLLMPAKRLFALGVGHIRRRGMSPGSKADELAEVMDVNVVKLNESEWRVLTALKREFDPEEIVENIWQARADEAEVSLEEFCKIADDLNRRKVIGRFSTFLEHVKPLASGERVTRFNALFHWAVPAGREIEAGREVGRHHILTHAYWREGGTEFRNVNIMGVAHGTDRELVLQHKAAIDEHLRSIGIPLSYTNVFWGGRSEIKPSEISPFAYAEWCRSVGLDPEEMRG; encoded by the coding sequence ATGAATTTAACTACCGTGCCCGTTGAGATTGGCGATCCCATCAATGCCCGCATTCTTGCTGTTTCCGAAGACAAGCTCCAAGGTTTCCAGCGCGATCCGTTCGGTGAAATTTCCCGTTTGTCGGGCGTCGAGGTTCCGATTGTCATCGAACGCATTCAGGCGATGGTCAAGGCCGGCATCATTCGCCGCGTCCGCCAGACGTTGATGGCGACCAATCTCGCTCCGGGCGCGCTGGTTGCGTGGCAGGTTCCCGCTGAAAAACTCGATGCGGGATTCGATTACTTGTTTCAGAATGATCCCTTTTCCGGCCACGTCGTCCTCCGCTCCGCCGATCCCGCGACGCCCGGTTCCAATTACAAACTTTGGACGACGTTGAAAGTGCCGCAGGGTTTTTCGATGCAAAAGCATGGGGAATTTCTGGCGCAAAAAATCGGCGCGGAACATTTTCTTCTTATGCCGGCCAAGCGACTTTTCGCGCTCGGCGTCGGCCACATCCGCCGCCGCGGGATGTCGCCGGGCAGCAAGGCCGACGAACTTGCCGAGGTCATGGATGTCAACGTCGTGAAGTTGAACGAATCCGAGTGGCGCGTGCTCACCGCCTTGAAGCGCGAATTCGATCCCGAGGAAATTGTCGAAAACATCTGGCAGGCGCGCGCCGACGAAGCCGAAGTTTCGCTCGAGGAATTTTGCAAGATCGCGGACGACTTGAATCGCCGCAAGGTCATTGGCCGCTTCTCAACTTTTTTGGAACACGTCAAGCCGCTCGCCAGTGGAGAGCGCGTTACGCGTTTCAATGCGCTGTTTCATTGGGCCGTGCCTGCGGGGCGCGAGATTGAAGCCGGGCGCGAAGTCGGACGTCATCACATTCTCACTCACGCTTACTGGCGCGAAGGGGGGACGGAATTTCGCAACGTCAATATCATGGGCGTCGCGCACGGCACGGACCGCGAATTGGTGCTGCAACACAAAGCGGCGATTGACGAGCATTTGCGCAGCATTGGCATTCCGCTCAGCTATACCAATGTCTTTTGGGGCGGACGCAGTGAAATCAAGCCTTCGGAGATTTCTCCATTCGCTTATGCCGAGTGGTGTCGTAGCGTGGGACTCGATCCCGAGGAAATGCGCGGCTGA
- the dnaB gene encoding replicative DNA helicase, which translates to MIDSASEGADGAPDLKKSRRKKSGFSEAASRVDRLPPHSPEAEQGVLGCILLSPNECIGECVEKFKSGAEVFYDLRHQVVFETLTEMYDTREAIDIITLQQRLKNKQRLEEVGGLVYLNSLPDTVPSAANLSYYLDIVLEKFVLRKMIQTCTDVVARVYEHEGEVDGLLDEVERDILRISETRVEGKTDKIKELVKKAISTIEDYHQRQGMLTGVATGFPDLDKMTSGLHGGEMIVVAARPSMGKTSLAMNIAEHVAIEEKIPVGVFSLEMTSDSLVLRMLCSRSRVNLRNVREGFLAERDFPKLTGAAGKLASAPLFIDDSSGLSILQLRAKARRMSQQFGIKLFVIDYLQLLHSTARRAENRQQEIADISNGIKSLAKELDVPVIVLSQLNRELEKDKDRKPRLSDLRESGAIEQDADLVCLLYKPSRDDSDDAAGGEEQDAVPVNLLIAKQRNGPTGDVHLTFLKSYTRFESAAKVSDEDVPTEK; encoded by the coding sequence ATGATTGACTCAGCATCCGAAGGCGCGGACGGCGCACCTGACTTGAAAAAATCCCGCCGCAAGAAATCGGGATTTTCCGAGGCTGCGTCGCGCGTTGACCGCCTGCCCCCGCACTCGCCCGAGGCGGAGCAAGGCGTCCTGGGTTGCATCCTGCTTTCCCCGAACGAATGCATCGGCGAGTGCGTGGAGAAATTCAAATCCGGCGCCGAGGTTTTTTATGATCTGCGCCACCAGGTGGTTTTTGAAACGCTCACGGAGATGTACGACACGCGCGAGGCCATTGACATCATCACGCTCCAGCAACGTCTCAAAAATAAGCAACGCCTCGAAGAAGTCGGCGGGCTGGTGTATCTCAATTCCCTGCCCGACACCGTCCCGTCCGCGGCGAATTTAAGTTACTACCTCGACATCGTTCTCGAGAAATTTGTCCTGCGCAAAATGATCCAGACTTGCACGGATGTCGTCGCGCGGGTGTACGAGCATGAGGGCGAAGTGGACGGTTTGCTCGATGAAGTGGAACGCGATATTTTGCGCATCAGCGAAACGCGCGTCGAAGGCAAGACGGACAAAATCAAGGAGCTGGTCAAGAAGGCGATCAGCACGATTGAAGATTATCATCAGCGCCAGGGAATGCTTACGGGTGTCGCCACCGGATTTCCCGATCTGGACAAAATGACCAGCGGATTGCACGGCGGTGAAATGATCGTCGTCGCCGCGCGACCGAGCATGGGCAAAACTTCGCTCGCGATGAATATTGCCGAGCACGTAGCCATCGAGGAAAAAATTCCCGTGGGAGTTTTCAGTTTGGAAATGACTTCGGACTCGCTGGTGCTGCGCATGCTGTGTTCGCGTTCCCGGGTAAACCTGCGCAATGTCCGCGAAGGCTTCCTTGCCGAGCGCGATTTTCCGAAGCTGACGGGCGCCGCCGGCAAACTGGCGAGCGCGCCACTCTTTATTGATGACTCTTCCGGGTTGTCCATTTTGCAGCTTCGCGCCAAGGCCCGGCGGATGTCGCAGCAATTCGGCATTAAGCTCTTTGTGATTGACTACTTGCAACTCCTCCATTCTACTGCGCGCCGGGCAGAGAACCGGCAGCAGGAGATTGCGGACATCTCGAATGGAATCAAGTCGCTGGCGAAGGAACTGGATGTTCCCGTCATCGTCCTAAGCCAGTTGAACCGCGAACTCGAGAAGGACAAGGACCGCAAGCCGCGACTTTCGGACTTGCGTGAATCCGGCGCGATTGAGCAAGATGCCGACCTCGTGTGTCTGTTGTATAAGCCCAGCCGGGACGATAGTGATGACGCCGCGGGCGGCGAGGAGCAGGATGCGGTGCCGGTGAACCTGCTGATCGCGAAACAACGCAACGGCCCGACCGGGGATGTCCATTTGACGTTCCTCAAATCGTACACGCGGTTTGAGAGTGCAGCGAAAGTCAGTGATGAAGATGTGCCGACTGAAAAATAA
- a CDS encoding OmpH family outer membrane protein, translated as MKRILSVTLLFVFLVSAVSPAMAQGRVATIDLRKVFDKYWKREQAEAALKERGTGMDKEYKGFRDDYVKQQDEYTKLVAAANDQSVTAEERDKRKTAAETKLAEIKTTENTMRQFEENAREQLDTSKKRMRDDILKDIRAAISAKAKAAGYSLVIDSAAESINQTPILLYNNGENDMTDTILSQLNAGAPAGTVTDSSSKSDDTGTKK; from the coding sequence ATGAAAAGAATTCTTAGCGTAACATTGCTTTTTGTTTTTTTGGTTTCTGCGGTTTCACCAGCGATGGCCCAGGGGCGCGTCGCGACGATTGATCTGCGCAAGGTGTTTGACAAATACTGGAAGCGCGAACAGGCCGAGGCTGCCCTCAAGGAACGCGGCACGGGCATGGACAAGGAATACAAAGGTTTTCGCGATGACTACGTCAAGCAGCAGGACGAGTACACCAAGCTCGTCGCCGCGGCCAATGACCAGTCCGTGACCGCCGAGGAACGCGACAAGCGCAAGACTGCCGCCGAGACCAAGCTTGCTGAAATCAAGACCACCGAAAACACTATGCGGCAGTTTGAAGAAAATGCGCGCGAGCAGCTCGACACTTCCAAGAAGCGCATGCGCGATGACATTCTCAAGGACATCCGCGCCGCCATTTCCGCCAAGGCCAAGGCCGCCGGTTACAGCCTTGTGATTGATTCCGCCGCCGAGAGCATCAATCAGACTCCCATCCTGCTTTATAACAATGGCGAGAATGATATGACCGATACCATCCTCTCGCAACTCAATGCCGGGGCTCCGGCGGGAACTGTTACCGATTCCTCCTCGAAGTCCGACGACACCGGCACGAAGAAATAA